One Tomitella gaofuii DNA segment encodes these proteins:
- a CDS encoding CTP synthase, which translates to MPRRSARISTKYLFVTGGVASSLGKGLTASSLGQLLISRGLRVTMQKLDPYLNVDPGTMNPFQHGEVFVTEDGAETDLDIGHYERFLDRDLSGFANVTTGQVYSEVIAKERRGEYLGDTVQVIPHITDEIKRRIVAMAGEDDEGNVPDVVITEIGGTVGDIESQPFLEAARQIRHDVGRDNVFFMHVSLIPYLAPSGELKTKPTQHSVAALRNIGIQPDALILRADRDVPDPLRAKIALMCDVDIDGVISTPDAPSIYDIPKVLHRAQLDAYVVRKLGLPFRDVDWTVWGDLLRRVHEPTETVRLALVGKYVDLPDAYLSVTEALRAGGFAHRARVEIVWVPSDDCETEAGAHTALGDVDGVLIPGGFGIRGIEGKLGAIRFARTRGIPLLGLCLGLQCVVIEAARSAGITQAGSTEFDPDTPDPVISTMADQEAAVAGEADLGGTMRLGAYPAQLLPGSVVAQAYGAETISERHRHRYEVNNSYRERLASTGLVFSGTSPDGRLVEFVELPREAHPFFVATQAHPELKSRPTRPHPLFDAFVAAALAYKAEERLPVDIPGRDDAQGPAGHEPAEDGDVDTARVPAGAED; encoded by the coding sequence CTGCCACGCCGTTCAGCGCGTATTTCGACCAAGTACCTCTTCGTCACCGGCGGCGTCGCCTCGTCGCTGGGCAAGGGACTCACCGCATCCAGCCTGGGCCAGCTGCTGATCTCCCGGGGGCTCCGGGTGACGATGCAGAAGCTGGACCCGTATCTCAACGTGGACCCGGGCACCATGAACCCGTTCCAGCACGGTGAGGTCTTCGTCACCGAGGACGGCGCGGAGACGGACCTCGACATCGGCCACTACGAGCGCTTCCTGGACAGGGACTTGTCCGGCTTCGCCAACGTCACCACCGGCCAGGTGTACTCGGAGGTGATCGCCAAGGAACGCCGCGGCGAGTACCTCGGCGACACGGTCCAGGTGATCCCGCACATCACCGACGAGATCAAGCGGCGCATCGTCGCCATGGCGGGCGAAGACGACGAGGGCAATGTCCCCGACGTCGTCATCACCGAGATCGGCGGCACGGTCGGCGATATCGAGTCGCAGCCGTTCCTCGAAGCCGCGCGCCAGATTCGGCACGACGTGGGCCGGGACAACGTGTTCTTCATGCACGTCTCGCTGATCCCCTACCTCGCCCCGTCCGGGGAGCTGAAAACCAAGCCCACCCAGCACTCGGTGGCGGCACTGCGGAACATCGGCATCCAGCCCGATGCGCTGATCCTGCGCGCCGACCGGGACGTGCCGGATCCGTTGCGGGCCAAGATCGCGCTGATGTGCGACGTCGATATCGACGGCGTCATCTCCACCCCGGACGCCCCGTCCATCTACGACATCCCCAAGGTGCTGCACCGCGCCCAGTTGGACGCGTACGTGGTGCGCAAGCTCGGGTTGCCCTTCCGTGACGTCGACTGGACCGTCTGGGGCGACCTGCTGCGCCGGGTGCACGAGCCCACGGAGACCGTGCGCCTCGCGCTCGTCGGCAAGTACGTCGACCTGCCGGACGCGTACCTGTCGGTGACCGAGGCGCTGCGCGCCGGGGGGTTCGCCCACCGGGCGCGCGTCGAGATCGTGTGGGTGCCCTCGGACGACTGCGAAACCGAGGCGGGCGCGCACACGGCGCTGGGCGACGTGGACGGCGTGCTCATCCCGGGCGGGTTCGGCATCCGCGGCATCGAGGGCAAGCTGGGGGCGATCCGGTTCGCTCGCACACGCGGCATCCCGCTGCTGGGCCTGTGCCTGGGGCTGCAGTGCGTGGTCATCGAGGCGGCGCGGTCGGCGGGCATCACGCAGGCCGGGTCGACGGAGTTCGACCCGGACACACCCGATCCGGTGATCTCGACGATGGCCGACCAGGAGGCCGCGGTCGCGGGCGAGGCGGACCTCGGCGGCACGATGCGTCTGGGCGCCTACCCGGCGCAGCTGCTGCCCGGCTCGGTCGTGGCGCAGGCCTACGGCGCGGAGACCATCAGTGAACGGCATCGCCACCGCTATGAGGTGAACAACTCCTACCGCGAGCGGCTCGCGTCCACGGGCCTGGTGTTCAGCGGGACGTCGCCGGACGGCCGGCTCGTCGAGTTCGTCGAACTGCCGCGGGAGGCCCACCCGTTCTTCGTAGCGACGCAAGCGCACCCGGAGCTCAAGAGCCGGCCCACCCGCCCGCATCCCCTGTTCGACGCGTTCGTCGCCGCGGCGCTCGCCTACAAGGCGGAGGAGCGGCTGCCGGTGGACATCCCCGGCCGTGACGACGCGCAGGGGCCGGCGGGGCACGAACCGGCCGAGGACGGCGACGTGGACACCGCGCGGGTGCCCGCGGGCGCAGAGGACTGA
- a CDS encoding NUDIX domain-containing protein, with the protein MSDDGAAGGDRHDFAVAGSETVYDGAIVALRVDEVAMPGGATARREVVEHHAAVVIAAVDEDDRITLIRQYRHPLGRRIWELPAGLMDVTGEEALAGAQRELHEEAGLAASRWSVLVDLAASPGFTDETLRVYLAEGITHVGRPEAHDEEADLEVRSVPLGEAMAMVFAGEIVNAAAVAGILAVSAVRTGHGRTRTPDTPPPVTAAAFAARARSRGGR; encoded by the coding sequence ATGAGCGACGACGGTGCTGCGGGCGGCGACCGCCACGACTTCGCCGTGGCGGGATCCGAGACGGTCTACGACGGCGCGATCGTGGCCCTGCGAGTGGACGAGGTGGCGATGCCGGGCGGCGCCACTGCGCGCCGCGAGGTGGTGGAGCACCATGCGGCGGTGGTCATCGCCGCCGTCGACGAGGACGACAGGATCACGCTCATCCGGCAGTACCGGCACCCGCTGGGGCGGCGGATCTGGGAGCTTCCCGCCGGGCTGATGGACGTCACCGGCGAGGAGGCGCTGGCGGGCGCGCAACGCGAGCTGCACGAGGAAGCGGGGCTCGCGGCGTCCCGCTGGTCGGTGCTCGTGGACCTGGCCGCGTCGCCCGGATTCACCGACGAGACCCTGCGCGTGTATCTGGCGGAGGGGATCACGCACGTGGGCCGCCCCGAGGCGCACGATGAGGAGGCCGACCTCGAGGTGCGGTCCGTCCCGCTGGGCGAGGCGATGGCGATGGTGTTCGCCGGTGAGATCGTCAACGCGGCGGCCGTCGCAGGCATCCTGGCGGTGTCCGCGGTGCGCACAGGTCACGGGCGGACCCGCACGCCGGATACCCCGCCGCCGGTGACCGCCGCGGCGTTCGCCGCGCGAGCACGGTCACGGGGCGGCCGCTGA
- the xerD gene encoding site-specific tyrosine recombinase XerD has protein sequence MDPADKLEAASARADALSTQIRGYLDHLAVERGAARNTLASYARDLHRYGRYLRALGVHDLADATEATVAGFLADLRRGDPVEGVPPLAASSAARALVAARGLHKFAAAERLIPADVAREVHPPRAGRRLPKALTVDEVLRLLDAAGGAGEGAEAGASGATAVPRGLRDRALLETLYSTGARISEAIALDIDDIDAETRSVILSGKGGKERIVPVGRPAVAAIDAYLVRGRPALAKRGGAAMFLNARGGRLSRQSAWQVLQDAASRAGITAGVSPHTLRHSFATHLLDGGADVRVVQELLGHASVSTTQVYTMVTVTALREVWAGAHPRAR, from the coding sequence ATGGATCCCGCGGACAAGCTCGAGGCGGCGTCGGCGCGGGCCGACGCGCTGAGTACGCAGATCCGCGGGTACCTGGACCATCTTGCGGTGGAGCGCGGTGCGGCCCGCAACACGCTCGCCTCCTACGCGCGCGACCTGCACCGGTATGGGCGCTACCTGCGCGCGCTGGGCGTGCACGACCTCGCCGATGCAACGGAGGCGACGGTGGCGGGATTCCTCGCGGACCTCCGCCGCGGCGACCCCGTCGAGGGGGTGCCGCCGTTGGCGGCGAGTTCCGCGGCGCGCGCCCTGGTCGCGGCTCGCGGGCTGCACAAGTTCGCGGCGGCCGAGCGGCTCATCCCCGCGGACGTGGCACGCGAGGTGCACCCGCCGCGCGCCGGCCGCCGGCTGCCGAAGGCGCTGACGGTCGACGAGGTGCTCCGGCTGCTCGACGCCGCAGGAGGTGCCGGGGAGGGGGCCGAGGCCGGCGCTTCCGGGGCGACGGCGGTACCGCGTGGACTGCGGGACAGGGCGCTGCTGGAGACGCTCTACTCGACGGGGGCGCGGATCTCCGAGGCGATCGCACTCGACATCGACGACATCGACGCGGAGACGCGCTCGGTGATCCTGTCGGGCAAGGGCGGCAAGGAGCGCATCGTCCCGGTCGGACGGCCGGCGGTCGCGGCGATCGACGCGTACCTGGTGCGCGGCCGGCCCGCCCTGGCCAAGCGGGGGGGAGCGGCGATGTTCCTCAATGCCCGCGGCGGACGGCTGTCGCGACAGAGCGCATGGCAGGTGCTGCAGGATGCAGCGTCGCGCGCGGGGATCACGGCGGGCGTGTCCCCGCACACCTTGCGGCACTCGTTCGCCACGCACCTGCTCGACGGGGGTGCGGATGTGCGGGTGGTGCAGGAACTGCTGGGGCACGCGTCGGTGTCGACCACGCAGGTGTACACCATGGTGACGGTCACCGCGCTGCGGGAGGTCTGGGCCGGTGCGCACCCGCGGGCGCGGTGA